Proteins encoded within one genomic window of Triticum aestivum cultivar Chinese Spring chromosome 2D, IWGSC CS RefSeq v2.1, whole genome shotgun sequence:
- the LOC123049588 gene encoding probable carboxylesterase 12 produces the protein MAGSISSALLLLLNMAGALLAPSASAPQSLPASADDDGDVDFFFFPFLVRYKSGRVERFVGTDTVPASLEPATGVASKDAVIDAAAGLAVRLYLPSLGNSTRTRSGRGDRLPLVVFYHGGGFVTESAFSPTYQRYLNALASKAGALVVSVDYHLSPEHPLPAAYDDAWAALRWVLGSARSGAEPWLSRRADLTRLLLVGDSAGGNIAHNMAMRAGREGLDGGAAIKGIALLDPYFWGKRPVPSETRDPEERRLNDRIWSFVCAGRYGADDPVVNPVAMAREEWRRLGCARVLVTVAGLDVLSARGRAYVEELRASGWGGEVRLYETPGENHVYFLLQPDGEKAAKEMDAVVAFINGDRSPGGSKPEGSAKYTNFLGTLAEGQEKNNDKWKSSCE, from the coding sequence ATGGCTGGGAGCATCTCCTCCGCGCTGTTGCTCCTGCTTAACATGGCGGGTGCGCTGCTCGCTCCCTCTGCCAGCGCTCCCCAGAGCCTGCCGGCCTCCGCCGATGACGACGGGGACGTcgacttcttcttcttccccttcctggTGCGCTACAAGAGCGGCCGCGTCGAGCGCTTCGTGGGCACGGACACCGTGCCGGCCTCCCTGGAACCCGCCACCGGCGTGGCCTCCAAGGACGCGGTCATCGACGCCGCCGCGGGACTGGCCGTCCGCCTCTACCTGCCGAGCCTCGGCAACAGCACGAGGACGAGGAGCGGGCGCGGCGACAGGCTGCCGCTGGTGGTGTTCTACCACGGCGGCGGGTTCGTCACGGAGTCTGCCTTCTCGCCGACGTACCAGCGGTACCTCAACGCGCTCGCGTCCAAGGCCGGGGCGCTCGTCGTGTCCGTGGACTACCACCTCTCGCCGGAGCACCCCCTCCCGGCGGCCTACGACGACGCGTGGGCGGCGCTGAGATGGGTGCTCGGGAGCGCGCGGTCCGGGGCGGAGCCCTGGCTGTCGCGCCGCGCCGACCTGACGCGGCTGCTCCTGGTGGGCGACAGCGCCGGGGGCAACATCGCGCACAACATGGCGATGCGCGCCGGCAGGGAGGGCCTGGACGGCGGCGCGGCCATCAAGGGCATAGCGCTGCTAGACCCGTACTTCTGGGGGAAGCGCCCGGTGCCGTCGGAGACGCGGGACCCGGAGGAGCGGCGGTTGAACGACCGTATATGGAGCTTCGTCTGCGCGGGGAGGTACGGCGCCGACGACCCGGTGGTCAACCCGGTGGCCATGGCGagagaggagtggcggcggctgGGGTGCGCGCGCGTGCTGGTGACCGTGGCGGGGCTGGACGTGCTGAGCGCGAGGGGCCGCGCGTATGTGGAGGAGCTCAGGGCGAGTGggtggggcggcgaggtgcggcTGTACGAGACGCCCGGCGAGAACCACGTCTACTTTCTCTTGCAGCCGGACGGCGAGAAGGCGGCGAAGGAGATGGACGCGGTGGTGGCCTTCATCAACGGCGACCGGTCACCCGGGGGCTCGAAGCCAGAGGGTTCGGCCAaatacacaaatttcttaggaacTCTCGCAGAAGGACAGGAGAAGAACAACGATAAATGGAAATCCAGTTGCGAGTGA